The Deinococcus yavapaiensis KR-236 genome segment TAGTCGTGCGTGCTGCCCACCATCACGCGCACCGAGACGTCCTCTTCGCGAAGCTTGCCGCCGTTCGCGCCGCGTCCACCGCGCTTTTGCTCACGGTACGCGTCGAGGCGCGTGCGCTTGAGGTATCCCGCGCGCGTCATCGTGATGACCATGTCCTCGACGGCGATGAGGTCTTCTTTGTTGATGTCGTCGTCGAGGACCGTGATGGTGCTGCGGCGCTCGTCGGCGTACTTGTCACGCACCTGGCGAATTTCCTTCTTGATCTCGTTCCACAACTTGCGCGTGTCGCCGAGGATGCCGCGCAGACGTTCGATCAAGATGCCCAACTCGGCGAGCTCCGCCACGATCTTTTCACGCTCGAGGCCCGTGAGGCGCTGCAGGCGCATGTCGAGAATCGCCGCCGCTTGCGCGTCGCTGAGCTCGAAGCGCGCCATGAGGCCGTCCTTGGCTTCGGCCGTCGTCCGAGAACGGCGAATGAGCGCGATGACCTCGTCGATGTGGTCGAGCGCCTTGAGCACCCCTTCGAGGATGTGAGCGCGCGCTTCGGCCTTGTCGAGTTCGTACTGCGTGCGGCGCGTCACGACGTCCGCGCGGTGGTCCAAGAACAACTGCATCGTGTCCTTGAGGGGCAGCACGCGCGGTTCGCCCTTCACGATGGCGAGATTGATGACCGTGAAGGTGCTTTGCAGTTGCGTGTACTTGTACAACTGGTTGAGGACGAGGGTCGGAATGGCGCCGCGCTTGAGCTCCACGACGATGCGCACGGGCTCCTTGCGGTCCGACTCGTCGCGCAGATTCGAGATGTCGGGAATCTTGCCCGACTTGAACATCGCCGCGATCGTGGTGATCAGCGACGTCTTGTTCACCTGGTACGGAATCTCGGAGATGATGATCTGGTGGCGGCCGTTGCGCTCCTCAATGCGGGCCTTGCCGCGCACGCGCAAGCTGGAGTGGCCCGTCGCGTACGCTTCGCGAATGCCCGCCTTGCCGACACGACCTCCGGTGGGGAAGTCGGGGCCGGGCACATACGTCATGAGCTCGTCGAGGGTGAGGTGCGGATTGTCGATGAGGGCCAAAAGGCCCGAGGCGATTTCGCCGAGGTTGTGCGGCGGAATGTTCGTGCTCATGCCGACCGCGATGCCCGTCGCGCCGTTCACGAGGAGGTTCGGCACCGCCGAGGGCAGCACCGTGGGTTCCTGCGTCGTGTCGTCGTAGTTCGGCTTGAGGTCGACGGTGTCCTTCTCGATGTCGGCCAGGACCTCCTCGGCGATCTTCGTCATGCGCGCTTCCGTATAGCGCATGGCGGCGGGCGGATCGCCGTCGATGGAGCCGAAGTTCCCCTGACCGTCCACGAGCGGGTAGCGCACGTTCCACCACTGCGCGAGGCGGACCATCGCGTCGTAGATGGCCGAGTCGCCGTGCGGGTGGTAGTGCTTCATCACCTCGCCGACGGTCGCAGCGGATTTGGCGTGCTTGTGGTTGCTGGCGAGCCCTTCTTGCAGCATCGCGTAGAGAATGCGGCGTTGCACGGGCTTGAGGCCGTCACGAACGTCGGGAAGCGCGCGGTCCACGATGACGGACATCGCGTAGTTGATGAAATTCGTCTTGACTTCGTTGGTGATATCGACGGGTAAAACGTTCGTCACTGGGCCTCCAGGCTCGGAGCTGAGCTTGCGAAAAGCGCTTGAAAAAGCGTGACCGCCGAGCTTCTCGGTCACGCCCGCGCGACTGCGGAAGTGGTCGCGCTGAACCCTCGTATTGTACCACGAACAGGTTGCTTTATGTTATTGGCGTAACAACGCGGGCGCGGCGCAGCACGAGCGCGAACTCCTCAATTCAACGTCCGCTTCGGCACCCACATCGCCAAGGCCTCGAAACGGTCCGCGAGGGTCGGAGCGCGCAGAATCTCCTCGCGCTGCTCGCTCGAAAGTGGAAGCAGGGCCGTGCAGTACGTCGCCAGCAACAGCGGATCGCCCGGAGCGCTTTCGCGCACACGCTCCTCCTCGGCGCGGTGGGCGCGCATGACGCCTTCGAGAACCTTGCGCGACAAGACGTCCACGACCGCCTTGTCGCCTTCCTCGAGCGGAAGGGTGCGAATGTAGGCGCTGAGGTAAGGATGGGTCGTGTCGAACGCCGTGACTTCGAAGCGCTCCCCCCCGACGACCAAGATGGACGCCGTGCCGTCCTCGTGATCGATCACTTCGCGCAGGTGCGCGAGGGTACCGACGAGACCCACGCGCGACTCGAAGTCCGAGCGAGCCTCGTCGGCGGGCAAGAGGCGAGTGATGCCGAACGGTTCACCCGACGCGCGTACGCGAGCGAGAAGAGCGCGGTAACGCGGCTCGAAAATGTACAGCGGCAAGACCAAGCCCGGCAGCAATACCACGTTCGGCAGCGGAAAGAGCGGCAGGGACATGCGCTCATGCTGCTGCTCGGAAGTGACCGTCACATCACTCGAGGCTACAAACACGTCCATCTTTAAAGCTTTCAGAGCCCATTTTTCCGGCGGCGCGTACGTTTTGGCGCGGGCGGTGGCGGAGCGCCCCATCCGGAAAGTCGTTCGGGCGTCACGCCGAGCTTCAAGAGCGTCGCCGAGTCCTGCGGCGAGAGGCTCGCCGATTCGAACAAGTCGGGGCGGCGCTTCCAAGTGCGCGCCAACGCTTCGTCACGCCGCCAACGCGCGATACGGGCGTGATCGCCCGACAGCAGCACCTCGGGCACCTCTTGGCCTTGAAATTCGGGCGGACGCGTGAACTCCGGGTAGTCCAGGAGGCCGCTCGAAAACGAATCGTCGCGGTGCGACGCCTCGTCGCCGATGACGCCCGGCACGAGCCGAGCGACGGACTCCAACAAGCAGGCCGCCGCCGCCTCGCCGCCCATCATTACGAAGTCGCCGAGACTGATCTCGCGCGTTGCCAACGACTCCACCCGCGCGTCGAAGCCCTCGTAGCGCCCGCACAAAATCGCGACGTGCTCTTTGAGGGCGAGCTCTTCGGCCGTGCGCTGCGTGAAGCGCTCTCCCGCGGGCGTCAGCAAAATCACCTCGTCGGGCGTTCCGATCGACGCCAAGGCGCGCGCCGCGACGTCCACGCGAATCACCATGCCCGCCCCGCCGCCGTACGGGGTGTCATCCACCTTGCGGTGACGGTTGCCGCTGAAGTCGCGCAAGTCCACGACCTCGAAGCTCAGCAAGCCTTTCTCGGCGGCCTTGCCCAAAAGCGCTTCACGCGTCCAGGGGCGGACGAGGTCGGGAAAGAGCGTCAAAAGCGAGAACTTCATTCGTCCGCGTCGTCTCCCAAAAGGCCCGGCGGCGCGTCCAGCACCACTTCGCGTCCGCGCCGCACCTCCACGTAGGGAGCTTGCAGCGGCACGAACGACTCGCCGCGCGCGTGCCGCACCACCAAGAGGTCCTGCGCGCCCGCGTCTTGCACGTCACGAACCTCGCCGATCGTCTCTCCGCCCGGCGTCACGACCTTCATCCCTCGAAGCTCGTGGTAGTAGTACTCGTCCTCGGGCAGCGCGGGCAGCTCCGACTCGCTGGCGAACACGTCCTTTTCGCGCAAACGCTCGGCGCTTTCGCGCGACTCCACGCCGCCGAAGAACACCACGAGCCCGGGACCGTGCTGCTGAATGTCCTTCACGCGCAGCCAGCCCGCGCCGTCCACGTACAGGCGTTGCACGGCCAGCAGCTGATCGGCGCTGCCGATCACGAAGAGCTTCACGCCGCCCGACACGCCTTGCGGTCCCAGCAACCGCCCGACACGAATGAGATCCGGATTCGTCACGCGATCTTAGCGCTCCCCGCGCGGCGAATCGAGATCCACCGTGAGACGCTCGCGCGGATCCGACGCCACGCGTACGACCGTACGGATCGCTTGAATGACGCGCCCGCCTCGCCCGATGACGCGGCCCTCCTCGCCGGGCGCCACGTGGATGAGGAGCGTCTGGCCGCGTCTCGAGACGCGAACGAGCGACGGCTGGTCCACCACGCTCTGAGCGAGGTACAAGGCGACATCCGCAGGATCAGTCTTCATGGACCACAGTCTAGCGGTCTTTGCCCGACCGCTGCCTCACCGAGCGTGGTTGGCGAGCATGCGCTCGTACAACCGGCCGTACAGTCCCGCCGCCTTCGTCCACGAGAAGTCGAGCTTCATGCCCGCCTCGGCGCGCGACTTCCACTCGCCCGACTCGTCGAAGCACTTGCGCGCGCTGCGCAGCGCGCGCAGCAACGCCGTCGCCGACGCTTTCTGGAAGCGGAAGCCGACGTCTTTGGGTACGGAGTCGCGCAGACCGCCCGTGTCGCGTACGATCGGCGGAGTGCCGTAGCGCAGGGCGATCATCTGCGAAAGGCCGCACGGCTCGAAGCGGCTCGGCATCACGAACGCGTCGGAGCCCGCGTAGATTCGGTGCGCGAACGGCTCGTTCATGCCGCGCACGAAACGCACGCCCTCGCCGTCCCACTCGCTCAACGCCGCTTCGAGTCGAGGATCGCCGCTGCCGAGCACGACGACGTTCCAGTCGCGCGTCACGTCGGGCATCACTTCCAACAACAAGTCGATGCCTTTTTGCTCCACGAGCCGTGTGACCGCCGCCAAGATCGGGCGGTCGTCGAATCCCAACTCCTTGCGAAGGGCTTTGCCGTTGGCGCCCTTGCCCTTGTACGTCTTGAAGGACTTGGCGATCTGGTCGTCCGTGCGTGGATCCCAGCGTTCCTCGTCGAGCCCGTTGAGGATGCCGACGAGTTCTCCGCGCGCGAAGCGTTCGCGCAACACGCCGTCGAGACCCTCGCCCATGTCGGGCGTCGTGATCTCGCGCGCGTACGTCGGAGAGACGGTCGTCACGAGGTCCGAGTAGAGCAGGCCCGCCTTCATGAGGTTGAGGTCGCCGTGGTATTCCAACCGCTCGGGCGTGAAGTACTCGCGCGGCAAGCCGGTCCAGTCGAAGGCGCCGCCGTTCCAGCGAC includes the following:
- the gyrA gene encoding DNA gyrase subunit A, whose protein sequence is MTNVLPVDITNEVKTNFINYAMSVIVDRALPDVRDGLKPVQRRILYAMLQEGLASNHKHAKSAATVGEVMKHYHPHGDSAIYDAMVRLAQWWNVRYPLVDGQGNFGSIDGDPPAAMRYTEARMTKIAEEVLADIEKDTVDLKPNYDDTTQEPTVLPSAVPNLLVNGATGIAVGMSTNIPPHNLGEIASGLLALIDNPHLTLDELMTYVPGPDFPTGGRVGKAGIREAYATGHSSLRVRGKARIEERNGRHQIIISEIPYQVNKTSLITTIAAMFKSGKIPDISNLRDESDRKEPVRIVVELKRGAIPTLVLNQLYKYTQLQSTFTVINLAIVKGEPRVLPLKDTMQLFLDHRADVVTRRTQYELDKAEARAHILEGVLKALDHIDEVIALIRRSRTTAEAKDGLMARFELSDAQAAAILDMRLQRLTGLEREKIVAELAELGILIERLRGILGDTRKLWNEIKKEIRQVRDKYADERRSTITVLDDDINKEDLIAVEDMVITMTRAGYLKRTRLDAYREQKRGGRGANGGKLREEDVSVRVMVGSTHDYLLFFTDQGRVFHEKIYDIPEAARDAKGTHIRNLFKGLRDGENIASVLAIKDFDQEGCFVFATKRGIIKKTSIAEYSNITSAGLIALNLVEGDELISVGIVRDGEHIVLATADGQALRFEAGDVRDTGRATQGVIGIRLRDADKVVSMALAPADGDTELLAVSECGLGKRTPISDYPAKGRGGQGVITLAVTEKTGCLVTLGLVRGDEELMVLTEKGTVIRTHVEDIRVTGRNAQGVKVINVSEGDKVISAFPIKKEEAL
- a CDS encoding LON peptidase substrate-binding domain-containing protein; this translates as MTVTSEQQHERMSLPLFPLPNVVLLPGLVLPLYIFEPRYRALLARVRASGEPFGITRLLPADEARSDFESRVGLVGTLAHLREVIDHEDGTASILVVGGERFEVTAFDTTHPYLSAYIRTLPLEEGDKAVVDVLSRKVLEGVMRAHRAEEERVRESAPGDPLLLATYCTALLPLSSEQREEILRAPTLADRFEALAMWVPKRTLN
- the trmD gene encoding tRNA (guanosine(37)-N1)-methyltransferase TrmD, producing MKFSLLTLFPDLVRPWTREALLGKAAEKGLLSFEVVDLRDFSGNRHRKVDDTPYGGGAGMVIRVDVAARALASIGTPDEVILLTPAGERFTQRTAEELALKEHVAILCGRYEGFDARVESLATREISLGDFVMMGGEAAAACLLESVARLVPGVIGDEASHRDDSFSSGLLDYPEFTRPPEFQGQEVPEVLLSGDHARIARWRRDEALARTWKRRPDLFESASLSPQDSATLLKLGVTPERLSGWGAPPPPAPKRTRRRKNGL
- the rimM gene encoding ribosome maturation factor RimM (Essential for efficient processing of 16S rRNA) codes for the protein MTNPDLIRVGRLLGPQGVSGGVKLFVIGSADQLLAVQRLYVDGAGWLRVKDIQQHGPGLVVFFGGVESRESAERLREKDVFASESELPALPEDEYYYHELRGMKVVTPGGETIGEVRDVQDAGAQDLLVVRHARGESFVPLQAPYVEVRRGREVVLDAPPGLLGDDADE
- a CDS encoding KH domain-containing protein, encoding MKTDPADVALYLAQSVVDQPSLVRVSRRGQTLLIHVAPGEEGRVIGRGGRVIQAIRTVVRVASDPRERLTVDLDSPRGER
- a CDS encoding glycogen synthase, with the translated sequence MSLALRVLHVASEVYPFSRTGGLADVLDALPRALSSQGARVTVLSPWYRDIEPAPRLLMTHGEVHIGEIEEDGVRFLFLGLPEFNRAGMYGEDDVWRFVRFCRAALPALDALGASFDVLHAHDWAAALLCLLARERGLPSVFTVHNLQYQGRWNGGAFDWTGLPREYFTPERLEYHGDLNLMKAGLLYSDLVTTVSPTYAREITTPDMGEGLDGVLRERFARGELVGILNGLDEERWDPRTDDQIAKSFKTYKGKGANGKALRKELGFDDRPILAAVTRLVEQKGIDLLLEVMPDVTRDWNVVVLGSGDPRLEAALSEWDGEGVRFVRGMNEPFAHRIYAGSDAFVMPSRFEPCGLSQMIALRYGTPPIVRDTGGLRDSVPKDVGFRFQKASATALLRALRSARKCFDESGEWKSRAEAGMKLDFSWTKAAGLYGRLYERMLANHAR